One window of Neptuniibacter halophilus genomic DNA carries:
- the ubiM gene encoding 5-demethoxyubiquinol-8 5-hydroxylase UbiM, translated as MTDTSSHYDILIIGAGPAGLSFARSLAELPLRVGIIERSSAATLADPAEDGREIALTHQSVELMKTSGVWQRLPAEAISPIEAAKVFDGGSSYSLNFDNNQPGLDALGYLVPNHHIRKACYEELCAHPSVELISETAVEQISTDQEWGSVGLNNGQTLHARLIVAADTRFSEMRRKMGLSATMRDFSRSAIVCRMEHSQPHQQTAFECFHYGRTTAILPMNGNRSSIVVTVNSRDAQSYADMSDTEFNQTIEQQLDGLLGEMKLLGKRHVYPLVAVHANQFVSRRFALIGDAAVGMHPVTAHGFNLGLKGQATLAKQIMNAVAEGEDFAGEAILQAYEREQMRTTRVLYHGTNLVVGLFTNESLAAKLARKATLRLANNIQPLKQLITHSLTEQNPDSPSPLEEIRAHLPPLPSAPPLQEARKKIERMIPDRLKPGRFLGLH; from the coding sequence GTGACAGACACAAGCTCCCACTACGACATTTTGATTATCGGCGCGGGCCCGGCAGGCCTCAGTTTTGCCCGCTCTCTGGCTGAACTGCCACTCCGGGTCGGTATTATCGAACGCAGCTCTGCTGCAACCCTCGCCGACCCGGCAGAAGATGGCCGCGAGATCGCCCTGACCCATCAGTCTGTCGAATTGATGAAAACCAGTGGCGTCTGGCAGCGACTACCCGCGGAAGCCATCTCCCCTATCGAGGCGGCGAAGGTATTTGATGGAGGCTCCAGCTACAGCCTGAATTTCGATAACAACCAGCCGGGGCTGGATGCACTGGGTTATCTGGTACCCAATCACCATATCCGCAAGGCCTGTTATGAAGAACTCTGTGCGCATCCATCGGTAGAGCTGATCAGCGAAACCGCAGTGGAACAGATCAGCACCGATCAGGAGTGGGGGTCGGTGGGCCTGAATAATGGTCAGACTCTGCATGCCCGTCTGATTGTGGCCGCTGACACCCGCTTTTCTGAAATGCGCCGCAAGATGGGCTTGTCCGCCACCATGCGCGACTTCTCCCGCAGCGCTATCGTCTGCCGTATGGAGCATAGCCAGCCACACCAGCAGACCGCGTTTGAATGCTTCCACTACGGCCGCACCACCGCGATTCTTCCGATGAATGGAAACCGTTCATCCATCGTGGTTACCGTGAATAGCCGCGACGCTCAAAGCTATGCAGACATGAGTGACACAGAATTTAACCAGACCATCGAACAGCAACTGGATGGCCTGCTGGGTGAGATGAAGCTCCTCGGAAAGCGTCACGTTTACCCGCTGGTTGCGGTGCATGCCAATCAGTTTGTATCCCGCCGCTTCGCCCTGATCGGCGATGCCGCAGTAGGGATGCACCCGGTCACAGCCCACGGTTTTAATCTGGGCCTGAAAGGTCAGGCGACACTGGCAAAACAGATCATGAATGCCGTTGCTGAAGGTGAAGACTTCGCCGGTGAGGCGATCCTGCAGGCCTATGAACGGGAACAGATGCGTACCACCCGCGTGCTGTACCACGGCACTAATCTGGTAGTGGGATTGTTTACCAATGAAAGTCTGGCGGCCAAGCTGGCGCGTAAAGCAACACTGCGGCTGGCCAACAATATTCAACCGCTCAAGCAACTGATTACCCACTCACTGACCGAGCAAAACCCGGACAGCCCTTCGCCGCTGGAGGAGATCAGAGCCCACCTGCCTCCCCTGCCATCTGCCCCACCCTTGCAGGAGGCACGTAAAAAGATCGAAAGGATGATTCCTGACAGGTTGAAACCCGGTCGTTTTCTGGGGCTGCACTAG
- the infC gene encoding translation initiation factor IF-3, which produces MINENLLKVTKQCRLIGPDGTQIGIVPVNDALEAAQEAGLDLVKISEADPIVCKVMDYGKHLYEMKKQKNEAKKKQHQVQIKEVKFRPNTEEGDYQVKLRNLIRFLEAGDKAKITLRYRGREMAHQELGMQLLQRIEKELEEMSTVEQRPKMEGRQLVMVLAPKKKK; this is translated from the coding sequence ATGATCAATGAGAATCTACTGAAAGTAACTAAACAGTGCAGGCTTATTGGTCCAGACGGAACACAGATTGGCATCGTACCGGTAAATGACGCTCTTGAGGCAGCTCAGGAAGCGGGACTTGATCTGGTGAAAATCTCTGAAGCTGACCCCATCGTTTGTAAAGTGATGGACTATGGCAAGCATCTTTATGAAATGAAGAAGCAGAAAAATGAAGCCAAGAAAAAGCAGCATCAGGTCCAGATTAAGGAAGTGAAATTCCGTCCTAATACGGAAGAAGGTGATTATCAGGTAAAACTACGCAACCTGATACGTTTCCTTGAAGCAGGAGACAAAGCCAAGATAACCCTGCGTTATCGAGGCCGTGAGATGGCCCATCAGGAACTGGGTATGCAGCTCCTCCAACGTATTGAAAAAGAGTTGGAAGAGATGAGTACCGTAGAACAGCGTCCGAAGATGGAAGGCCGTCAACTGGTCATGGTGCTGGCTCCGAAGAAGAAAAAGTAA
- the rplT gene encoding 50S ribosomal protein L20 — protein sequence MARVKRGVIARRRHKKVLKKAKGYYGARSRVFRVAKQAVIKAGQYAYRDRRQRKRQFRALWIARINAGARLNGLSYSRFIAGLKKADIEIDRKVLADLAVHEAGAFTAIVEKAKAALA from the coding sequence ATGGCTCGTGTAAAACGTGGTGTGATTGCCCGTCGTCGTCATAAGAAGGTCCTGAAGAAAGCAAAAGGTTACTACGGTGCTCGTAGCCGAGTATTCCGCGTTGCTAAACAGGCGGTTATCAAAGCTGGTCAGTACGCATACCGCGACCGTCGTCAGCGTAAGCGTCAGTTCCGCGCTCTGTGGATTGCACGTATCAACGCTGGTGCGCGCCTGAACGGTCTGTCTTACAGCCGTTTCATCGCTGGTCTGAAAAAAGCTGACATCGAGATCGACCGTAAGGTTCTGGCGGACCTGGCTGTTCACGAAGCTGGCGCATTTACTGCCATCGTAGAGAAAGCGAAAGCTGCTCTGGCGTAA
- the ihfA gene encoding integration host factor subunit alpha: MGSLTKAEMAERLNEELGLNKREAKEMVESFFDEIRACLASNEQVKLSGFGNFDLRDKRQRPGRNPKTGEEVPISARRVVTFRPGQKLKDRVETYAGDGAE, encoded by the coding sequence ATGGGCTCGTTAACAAAAGCTGAAATGGCTGAACGCCTGAATGAAGAGCTGGGTTTGAATAAACGTGAAGCCAAGGAGATGGTGGAGTCGTTCTTTGATGAGATCCGCGCTTGCTTAGCGAGTAACGAGCAGGTAAAGCTGTCTGGTTTTGGGAACTTTGATCTTCGAGATAAGCGCCAGAGGCCAGGCAGAAACCCGAAAACCGGGGAGGAAGTACCGATCTCGGCGCGCCGGGTGGTGACTTTTCGACCCGGTCAGAAACTGAAGGACCGTGTCGAAACCTATGCTGGAGACGGAGCAGAGTAA
- a CDS encoding class I SAM-dependent DNA methyltransferase, whose protein sequence is MSIENDSPQDMAMQEAAERSTLAHYDQVAEQFWLGTREHDVSQNIAALLSALPAERPLKILDLGCGPGRDLIQFTALGHHAVGLDGSESFCQMARENSGCTVLKQSFLELDLGEAEYDGIFANASLFHVPRPALPEVLRHCHRSLVEGGVLFSSNPRGNREGWNGQRYGNYMEYDESAERLHQAGFEIIEHYYRPAGLPRSQQPWLAIVARKC, encoded by the coding sequence GTGTCAATCGAAAATGACTCACCACAGGATATGGCAATGCAGGAGGCTGCAGAGCGTTCCACATTAGCGCATTATGATCAGGTAGCTGAGCAGTTCTGGTTGGGGACCCGTGAGCATGATGTGAGTCAGAATATAGCAGCGTTACTCAGCGCACTGCCTGCTGAGCGACCTCTGAAAATACTGGATCTGGGCTGTGGCCCGGGTCGGGATCTTATTCAGTTTACAGCGCTGGGGCATCATGCGGTGGGGCTTGATGGCAGTGAGTCATTTTGTCAGATGGCGCGGGAAAATAGCGGCTGCACGGTATTGAAACAGTCCTTTCTGGAGCTGGATCTGGGAGAGGCTGAATATGATGGCATTTTCGCCAATGCTTCGCTGTTTCATGTGCCTCGTCCTGCGTTGCCGGAGGTGTTGAGGCACTGTCACCGCAGTTTGGTGGAAGGCGGGGTATTGTTCAGCTCTAACCCCCGCGGCAACCGCGAAGGCTGGAATGGTCAGCGCTATGGTAACTACATGGAATATGATGAGAGTGCTGAGCGGTTACACCAGGCCGGTTTTGAGATCATTGAGCATTACTACAGGCCCGCGGGTTTACCCCGGTCGCAGCAGCCCTGGCTGGCCATTGTAGCGCGTAAGTGCTGA
- the rpmI gene encoding 50S ribosomal protein L35: protein MPKIKSCRGAAKRFKKTANGFKHKQSFTSHILTKKSTKRKRQLRPMLQVHAADKALVRRMLPYI from the coding sequence ATGCCTAAGATTAAATCTTGCCGTGGCGCGGCAAAGCGTTTCAAGAAAACCGCTAACGGTTTCAAACACAAGCAGTCTTTCACTAGTCACATTCTGACTAAGAAATCTACTAAGCGTAAGCGTCAGCTTCGCCCAATGCTGCAGGTTCATGCTGCAGACAAGGCGCTGGTTCGTCGCATGCTGCCTTATATTTGA
- a CDS encoding MerR family transcriptional regulator, translated as MLETEQSNDSNPIPGKRYFTIGEVAKLCDLKAHVLRYWEKEFSQISPVKRNNRRYYQRQDVLLIRQIKSLLHDQGYTLSGAKQYLSGENNEEDQTQYKQLLRQTIAELEEILETLRRD; from the coding sequence ATGCTGGAGACGGAGCAGAGTAACGACTCCAACCCGATCCCGGGTAAGCGTTATTTCACCATTGGCGAAGTGGCTAAACTTTGTGACCTTAAAGCGCATGTGCTGCGCTACTGGGAGAAGGAGTTCAGCCAGATTTCGCCGGTCAAGCGCAACAATCGCCGTTATTATCAGCGGCAGGATGTGTTGCTGATCAGACAGATTAAAAGCCTTTTGCACGATCAGGGTTACACTCTGAGCGGGGCCAAGCAGTACCTCTCCGGTGAGAACAATGAAGAGGATCAGACTCAGTACAAGCAACTGCTGAGGCAGACCATTGCTGAACTTGAGGAAATACTTGAAACCCTCAGGAGGGATTAA
- the pheT gene encoding phenylalanine--tRNA ligase subunit beta encodes MKFSESWLRELVNPAVDTQGIVDQITMAGLEVDEVEPAAKDFSNVVVGEILTAEQHPNADKLQVCTVSDGSEEFQVVCGAPNARAGLKTAYAKVGAVLPTPDGKEFKIKKAKLRQVESFGMLCAEDELGISDDHGGIMELPADAPVGSCIREYLSLNDQIIDVDLTPNRGDCLSITGLAREVGVLNKAPVTFVADNETAPVIDDTFPVELKDAADCPRYVGRVIRNINPQAETPLWMKQKLERSGVRSIDPVVDVTNYVLLELGQPMHAFDLDKLSGEIVVRRAVQGEKLTLLDGQEIELNADTLAITDASGPVAMAGIMGGEPTSVTEETRNIFLESAFFNPISIAGRARSYGLHTDSSHRFERGVDWQLQSRAINRASELLLEIVGGEAGPVVETVNEDELPAARQVFLRHSKVNSMLAFEMPAAEIEEILTRLGLGVEKTSTEGEWHVAVPSYRFDIAIEVDLIEELARVYGYNNLPVRTPTASMPIKERDETQVSIQQVRRALIALGYQEAITYSFIEAGLAKQFDDQYDAIALANPISAEMAVMRTTIWPGLVKALQYNQNRQQSRVRLFESGQRFLPTSGDEIVQENVVAGLLAGSRVPEGWQGGKDQVDFYDMKGDLESLLALGGAAEEFSFVAGQHVALHPGQTAQILRNGEAVGYVGALHPNLIKALGLNAPVYLFEINQAALCRGSLSSYAEISKFPESRRDLALIVDEKTAFDEIRKLVQKQAGEFIKQVTLFDVYQGQGIESGRKSLALGLTWQHPSRTLNDEEINNAIDAVVTALASEFGASLRE; translated from the coding sequence ATGAAATTCAGTGAAAGTTGGTTACGTGAACTGGTCAATCCGGCAGTAGATACTCAGGGGATTGTTGATCAGATCACTATGGCAGGTCTGGAAGTAGATGAAGTAGAACCTGCAGCAAAAGATTTCAGTAACGTGGTTGTGGGCGAGATCCTCACGGCGGAACAGCATCCGAATGCAGATAAGCTGCAGGTTTGCACGGTCAGCGATGGCAGTGAAGAGTTTCAGGTGGTCTGCGGTGCGCCGAACGCCCGCGCCGGACTGAAAACTGCCTACGCAAAAGTGGGTGCGGTCCTGCCAACGCCGGACGGAAAAGAATTTAAGATCAAAAAGGCGAAACTGCGTCAGGTCGAATCCTTCGGCATGCTTTGCGCTGAAGATGAGCTGGGTATTTCTGACGACCACGGCGGCATTATGGAACTGCCTGCGGATGCGCCGGTAGGTAGCTGTATCCGTGAATACCTGAGCCTGAACGATCAGATTATCGATGTGGATCTGACACCTAACCGGGGTGACTGCCTGAGTATTACCGGTCTGGCACGTGAAGTAGGTGTGCTGAACAAAGCACCGGTCACCTTTGTTGCGGATAACGAAACTGCGCCGGTTATTGATGACACTTTCCCGGTTGAGCTCAAAGATGCGGCGGATTGCCCGCGATATGTGGGTCGTGTGATCCGCAATATCAATCCACAGGCGGAAACACCGTTGTGGATGAAGCAGAAACTGGAACGTTCCGGTGTGCGCAGTATCGATCCGGTGGTTGATGTAACCAACTACGTGTTGCTCGAACTGGGTCAGCCGATGCATGCATTTGATCTGGACAAACTGTCCGGGGAGATCGTTGTACGTCGTGCTGTACAGGGTGAGAAGCTGACGCTGCTGGATGGTCAGGAGATCGAACTGAATGCAGATACACTGGCGATTACCGATGCTTCCGGCCCTGTTGCAATGGCCGGTATCATGGGCGGCGAGCCGACCAGTGTGACCGAAGAAACGCGGAACATCTTCCTCGAAAGCGCGTTCTTTAATCCAATCTCTATCGCGGGACGTGCCCGTTCCTACGGTCTGCATACAGACTCTTCGCACCGCTTCGAGCGGGGCGTGGACTGGCAGCTACAGAGCCGTGCAATCAACCGTGCCAGCGAGCTGCTGCTGGAGATCGTGGGTGGTGAAGCCGGTCCTGTGGTTGAAACCGTGAATGAAGATGAGCTGCCTGCGGCGCGTCAGGTGTTCCTGCGTCACAGCAAGGTAAACAGCATGCTGGCTTTTGAAATGCCGGCGGCTGAAATTGAAGAGATTCTGACACGTCTCGGTCTGGGTGTAGAGAAAACATCCACCGAGGGTGAGTGGCATGTGGCGGTTCCGTCTTACCGTTTTGATATCGCCATCGAAGTGGATCTGATCGAAGAGCTGGCGCGTGTATACGGGTATAACAACCTGCCTGTTCGCACCCCTACGGCGTCGATGCCGATTAAAGAGCGAGATGAAACTCAGGTGTCGATCCAGCAGGTGCGCCGTGCGCTGATCGCACTGGGCTATCAGGAAGCGATTACTTACAGCTTTATCGAAGCGGGTCTGGCAAAACAGTTCGACGACCAGTATGACGCGATTGCACTGGCTAACCCGATCTCTGCTGAGATGGCTGTTATGCGTACGACAATCTGGCCGGGTCTGGTTAAAGCACTGCAGTATAACCAGAACCGTCAGCAGAGCCGTGTGCGTCTGTTTGAGAGCGGTCAGCGCTTCCTGCCGACCTCTGGTGACGAGATCGTTCAGGAGAACGTGGTTGCAGGCCTACTGGCGGGTAGTCGTGTGCCTGAAGGCTGGCAGGGCGGTAAAGATCAGGTTGATTTTTATGATATGAAGGGCGATCTGGAAAGCCTGCTGGCACTGGGTGGTGCGGCTGAAGAGTTCAGCTTCGTTGCCGGTCAGCACGTTGCGCTGCACCCGGGTCAGACCGCGCAGATCCTGCGTAATGGTGAAGCGGTCGGTTATGTGGGTGCTCTGCATCCGAACCTGATTAAAGCACTGGGCCTGAATGCTCCTGTCTACCTGTTTGAAATTAATCAGGCAGCCCTGTGTCGTGGCAGCCTCTCTTCCTATGCCGAAATTTCAAAATTCCCGGAGTCCCGTCGTGACCTGGCGTTGATCGTGGATGAGAAAACTGCGTTCGATGAGATCCGCAAGCTGGTACAAAAGCAGGCCGGTGAATTTATCAAACAGGTTACACTGTTTGACGTTTATCAGGGGCAAGGTATTGAATCAGGAAGAAAAAGTCTTGCTCTGGGCTTGACGTGGCAGCATCCTTCGCGCACTCTTAATGATGAAGAAATAAACAACGCAATCGATGCGGTTGTTACTGCACTGGCCAGTGAGTTTGGTGCCTCATTGCGAGAGTAA
- the pheS gene encoding phenylalanine--tRNA ligase subunit alpha has protein sequence MENIQSLLAAGSEAVAKATSTQTLDEVRVQYLGKKGELTALLKGLGKLSAEERPQAGAKINEAKQALQEEINARKAVLESAALEAKLAAETIDVTLPGRGQELGGLHPVTKTMERIEEFFASIGYSVEEGPEIEDDYHNFEALNIPSHHPARAMHDTFYFNANTLLRTHTSGVQVRTMETQQPPLRIICPGRVYRCDYDQTHSPMFHQVEGLIVDKDISFADLKGTLEQFLRAFFEEDVRVRFRPSYFPFTEPSIEVDIDRGDGKWLEVLGCGMVHPKVFEYSGIDPEEYTGFAFGMGVERLAMLRYGVNDLRLFFENDLRFLNQFN, from the coding sequence ATGGAAAACATTCAAAGCCTTTTGGCAGCAGGCAGCGAAGCTGTTGCCAAGGCAACCTCAACCCAGACCCTGGACGAGGTTCGTGTTCAGTACCTGGGTAAAAAAGGTGAACTGACAGCCCTGCTGAAAGGTCTGGGTAAACTCTCTGCTGAAGAGCGCCCGCAGGCAGGTGCCAAAATCAATGAAGCCAAACAGGCGCTGCAGGAAGAGATCAATGCCCGTAAAGCGGTGCTGGAATCTGCTGCGCTCGAAGCCAAACTGGCTGCGGAGACGATTGATGTGACCCTGCCGGGTCGTGGTCAGGAGCTGGGTGGTCTGCACCCGGTGACCAAGACCATGGAGCGGATCGAGGAGTTTTTTGCTTCCATTGGCTACAGCGTTGAGGAAGGCCCGGAGATTGAAGATGATTATCACAACTTCGAGGCCCTGAATATTCCGTCGCACCATCCGGCACGTGCGATGCACGATACCTTCTATTTCAATGCCAACACCCTGCTGCGTACCCACACCTCCGGTGTTCAGGTGCGGACCATGGAAACCCAGCAGCCGCCGTTGCGGATTATCTGCCCGGGTCGTGTTTACCGTTGCGATTATGATCAGACCCACTCGCCGATGTTCCATCAGGTGGAAGGACTGATTGTGGATAAAGATATCAGTTTTGCTGACCTGAAAGGCACGCTGGAACAGTTCCTGCGCGCTTTCTTTGAAGAAGATGTACGGGTTCGTTTCCGCCCATCTTACTTTCCGTTTACTGAGCCATCCATCGAGGTGGATATCGATCGTGGTGACGGCAAATGGCTTGAGGTTCTGGGCTGCGGTATGGTCCACCCTAAAGTGTTTGAGTACTCCGGCATTGATCCTGAAGAGTACACCGGCTTTGCTTTCGGTATGGGGGTCGAGCGTCTGGCGATGCTGCGCTACGGCGTAAATGACCTGCGTCTGTTCTTTGAAAACGACCTGCGTTTCCTGAATCAGTTCAACTGA